Proteins from a single region of Hordeum vulgare subsp. vulgare chromosome 6H, MorexV3_pseudomolecules_assembly, whole genome shotgun sequence:
- the LOC123403551 gene encoding uncharacterized protein LOC123403551, with protein MEPRRATRRRSGTVLLLLAAILAAAAGASASAIGDKCAACKAVAAELEIGISSEKPRNHLDLRNRLNSKGQREGKVIDYRVSELRIVELLDDLCDKMQDYTLQKSESGEKEWVKVANWSSFQTDKKAAARAHSKNLSSYCGRLLEETEDELAEWIKTSSAESGNVSQALCQDISKHCQSTSATAPVDDEL; from the exons ATGGAGCCGAGACGAGCGACCCGCCGCAGATCCGGcaccgtcctgctcctcctcgccgCCATACTCGCTGCGGCCGCcggcgcctccgcctccgccatcGGCGACAAGTGCGCCGCCTGCAAGGCCGTCGCG GCTGAGCTAGAGATTGGAATCTCCAGC GAGAAACCAAGAAATCACTTGGACTTGCGTAACCGCTTGAATTCGAAAGGTCAGCGTGAAGGGAAAGTCATCGACTACAG AGTCAGCGAGCTTCGAATCGTAGAGCTTCTGGATGACCTATGTGATAAGATGCAAGACTATACGTTGCAGAAG TCGGAATCAGGCGAGAAAGAATGGGTGAAAGTAGCAAACTGGAGCAGTTTTCAAACTG ATAAGAAAGCTGCAGCACGAGCACACTCCAAAAATTTATCCAGTTACTGTGGAAG GTTACTGGAGGAAACTGAGGACGAG CTTGCGGAGTGGATAAAAACAAGCTCAGCAGAATCCGGGAACGTGAGCCAGGCCCTTTGCCAGGATATTAGCAAACACTGCCAGTCCACAAG CGCTACGGCCCCGGTCGACGATGAACTATAA
- the LOC123401771 gene encoding 60S ribosomal protein L13-1-like, which yields MVKHNNVIPNGHFKKHWQNYVKTWFNQPARKQRRRIARQKKAVKIFPRPTSGPLRPIVQCQTRKYNMKARAGRGFTLEELKSAGIPKKLAPTIGISVDHRRKNRSLEGMQSNIQRLKTYKAKLVIFPRRARKVKAGDSTPEELANATQVQGDYMPIARGEKRSVEVVKVTEEMKEFKAYGKLRVERMNQRQLGARQKKAAEAEKEEKK from the exons ATGGTGAAGCACAACAACGTCATCCCCAACGGCCACTTCAAGAAGCACTGGCAGAACTATGTCAAGACGTGGTTCAACCAGCCCGCCCGCAAGCAGAGGCGCCGCATCG CTCGCCAGAAGAAGGCTGTGAAGATCTTCCCCCGCCCTACCTCTGGACCTCTTCGCCCCATCGTGCAATGCCAGACCCGCAAGTACAACATGAAGGCGAGGGCTGGCAGAGGCTTCACCCTTGAGGAGCTCAAG TCTGCTGGCATCCCAAAGAAGCTTGCACCGACCATTGGCATTTCTGTGGACCACCGCCGCAAGAACAGGTCGCTTGAGGGTATGCAGTCcaacatccaaaggctcaagaccTACAAGGCCAAGCTTGTTATCTTCCCAAGGCGCGCTCGCAAGGTCAAG GCTGGTGACTCTACTCCGGAGGAGCTTGCCAACGCCACACAGGTCCAGGGTGACTACATGCCCATTGCCCGTGGCGAGAAGCGCTCAGTGGAGGTCGTGAAGGTGACAGAGGAGATGAAGGAGTTCAAGGCCTATGGCAAGCTCCGCGTCGAGAGGATGAACCAGCGCCAGTTGGGAGCCAGGCAGAAGAAGGCTGCCGaagcggagaaggaggagaagaagtga